A window of Saccopteryx leptura isolate mSacLep1 chromosome 5, mSacLep1_pri_phased_curated, whole genome shotgun sequence contains these coding sequences:
- the LOC136406630 gene encoding putative per-hexamer repeat protein 5, with protein MVGSGPEWGPGNSSTGLEELQPADMVGSGPEWGPGNSSTGLEELQPADMVGSGPEWGPGNSTGLEELQPADMVGSGPEWGPGNSTGLEELQPADMVGSGPEWGPGNSTGLEELQPADMVGSGPEWGTGNSSTGLEELQPADMVGSGPEWGPGNSTGLEEVQPADMVGSGPEWGPGNSSTGLEELQPADMVGSGPEWGPGNSTGLEELQPADMVGSGPEWGPGNSTGLEELQPADMVGSGPEWGPGNSTGLEEVQPADMVGSGPEWGPGNSTGLEELQPADMVGSGPEWGTGNSSTGLEELQPADMVGSGPEWGPGNSTGLEEVQPADMVGSGPEWGPGNSTGLEELQPADMVGSGPEWDTGNSSTGLEEVQPADMVGSGPEWGPGNSTGSSETGGRR; from the coding sequence ATGGTAGGAAGTGGCCCTGAGTGGGGCCCGGGTAATAGCAGCACAGGGTTGGAGGAGTTACAGCCTGCAGACATGGTAGGCAGTGGCCCTGAGTGGGGCCCGGGTAATAGCAGCACAGGGTTGGAGGAGTTACAGCCTGCAGACATGGTAGGAAGTGGCCCTGAGTGGGGCCCGGGTAATAGCACAGGGTTGGAGGAGTTACAGCCTGCGGACATGGTAGGAAGTGGCCCTGAGTGGGGCCCGGGTAATAGCACAGGGTTGGAGGAGTTACAGCCTGCGGACATGGTAGGAAGTGGCCCTGAGTGGGGCCCGGGTAATAGCACAGGGTTGGAGGAGTTACAGCCTGCGGACATGGTAGGCAGTGGCCCTGAGTGGGGCACAGGTAATAGCAGCACAGGGTTGGAGGAGTTACAGCCTGCAGACATGGTAGGAAGTGGCCCTGAGTGGGGCCCGGGTAATAGCACAGGGTTGGAGGAGGTACAGCCTGCAGACATGGTAGGCAGTGGCCCTGAGTGGGGCCCGGGTAATAGCAGCACAGGGTTGGAGGAGTTACAGCCTGCAGACATGGTAGGAAGTGGCCCTGAGTGGGGCCCGGGTAATAGCACAGGGTTGGAGGAGTTACAGCCTGCAGACATGGTAGGAAGTGGCCCTGAGTGGGGCCCGGGTAATAGCACAGGGTTGGAGGAGTTACAGCCTGCAGACATGGTAGGAAGTGGCCCTGAGTGGGGCCCGGGTAATAGCACAGGGTTGGAGGAGGTACAGCCTGCAGACATGGTAGGAAGTGGCCCTGAGTGGGGCCCGGGTAATAGCACAGGGTTGGAGGAGTTACAGCCTGCGGACATGGTAGGCAGTGGCCCTGAGTGGGGCACAGGTAATAGCAGCACAGGGTTGGAGGAGTTACAGCCTGCAGACATGGTAGGAAGTGGCCCTGAGTGGGGCCCGGGTAATAGCACAGGGTTGGAGGAGGTACAGCCTGCAGACATGGTAGGAAGTGGCCCTGAGTGGGGCCCGGGTAATAGCACAGGGTTGGAGGAGTTACAGCCTGCAGACATGGTAGGAAGTGGCCCTGAATGGGACACGGGTAATAGCAGCACAGGGTTGGAGGAGGTACAGCCTGCAGACATGGTAGGAAGTGGCCCTGAGTGGGGCCCGGGTAATAGCACAGGTTCCTCTGAGACAGGGGGAAGGAGGTGA
- the LOC136406880 gene encoding uncharacterized homolog, with amino-acid sequence MSFWRDYKVLIVMVPLIGFIHLGWHRIKSSPIFQIPNKDSAPEPDSLALASPRKNHAQEK; translated from the coding sequence ATGAGCTTCTGGAGAGACTACAAAGTTCTGATTGTTATGGTCCCTTTAATCGGGTTCATACATTTGGGGTGGCACAGAATCAAAAGCAGCCCTATTTTCCAAATTCCTAACAAGGACAGCGCCCCTGAGCCGGACAGCCTGGCACTCGCGAGTCCTCGGAAGAACCACGCCCAAGAGAAATAG
- the LOC136406881 gene encoding uncharacterized homolog gives MKNTSWIRKNWLLVAGVSFIGVHLGTYLMQRAAKQSVKSQAGGKPNSTRE, from the coding sequence atgaaaaacaccagTTGGATTAGGAAGAACTGGCTTCTTGTAGCCGGGGTCTCTTTCATAGGCGTCCATCTGGGGACGTACCTGATGCAGAGGGCTGCGAAACAGTCCGTCAAGTCGCAGGCCGGAGGCAAACCAAACAGCACCAGAGAATGA